Proteins encoded together in one Desulfosporosinus meridiei DSM 13257 window:
- a CDS encoding CDP-alcohol phosphatidyltransferase family protein, protein MKRKFVYLKYLNIPNTITGCSLAIGFISLTLIFQQELKLALTLYAFTLLLDRLDGIAARKFGMESDFGKELDSLADFFNFCIVPAIISYFLGVNSVLSVLILIAYILSGVSRLAHFNLEGMEEIEGKKYFSGIPTTLAASWFLITLSLLELFNLRHFHAVLPLFFGALAVLMIAPLQCNKNGLLVKSLYLLIPTVILCLWLF, encoded by the coding sequence TTGAAGAGAAAATTCGTTTATCTAAAGTACCTGAATATCCCCAATACCATCACCGGATGCTCTTTGGCTATCGGCTTTATCAGCTTGACCCTGATTTTCCAGCAAGAGCTTAAGCTTGCTTTAACTCTTTACGCCTTCACCCTCTTGCTCGACCGGCTTGATGGAATTGCCGCCCGGAAATTCGGGATGGAATCAGACTTTGGCAAAGAACTGGACAGTTTGGCAGACTTCTTCAACTTTTGCATCGTGCCTGCCATTATCTCCTATTTCCTGGGGGTGAACTCTGTTTTGTCGGTTCTGATTCTGATCGCCTATATCCTCTCGGGTGTAAGCAGACTGGCCCATTTCAATCTTGAGGGGATGGAGGAAATTGAGGGCAAAAAGTATTTTTCAGGGATTCCCACGACCCTGGCAGCAAGCTGGTTCTTGATTACTCTTTCTTTGCTGGAACTCTTCAATCTCCGGCATTTTCATGCTGTTTTGCCCCTGTTTTTTGGCGCTTTAGCTGTTTTGATGATTGCCCCTTTGCAGTGCAACAAAAATGGCCTGCTGGTTAAGTCCTTATACCTGTTAATCCCGACAGTAATCCTTTGTCTATGGTTATTTTAG
- a CDS encoding phosphatidate cytidylyltransferase has translation MILRAYLFFLCVIILIFSLAYVKKSRETVLRVASFFGILNVFSLASILGVKAVFGLVSLILLLSLYELGKNYHLKYPILLALIVAGCYGLMLSFASYLIYFIPPFLLLVALTFAGTLKMIRNPFYVYCFGVMFLAVSAASLVALYSLNPDTLWFLVAMLAFNDVTGYFAGRKFGKTLVFKVLSPKKTLEGYLGGLGGLLAGLVLFHTIIPVLAETTLFQNAILLITIFIVGNAGDLVFSKIKRSVGIKDFSNFLPGHGGILDRFDSTFTVSPLLFMFLYYLN, from the coding sequence ATGATTTTACGGGCCTATCTCTTTTTTCTCTGCGTGATTATCCTGATTTTCTCCCTGGCCTATGTGAAGAAGAGCCGAGAGACAGTCTTACGAGTAGCCTCATTTTTTGGGATTTTAAATGTCTTTTCCCTGGCTTCCATCCTGGGGGTTAAGGCTGTTTTTGGCTTGGTCTCCCTGATCCTCCTCTTAAGCCTCTATGAATTAGGGAAGAACTACCACCTTAAATACCCCATACTCTTAGCTCTGATCGTAGCAGGATGCTATGGACTGATGCTATCCTTCGCTTCCTATCTGATCTATTTTATCCCCCCGTTTCTGCTCCTGGTGGCCCTGACCTTCGCCGGAACCTTAAAGATGATCAGAAATCCCTTCTACGTCTATTGTTTCGGGGTAATGTTCCTGGCTGTTTCCGCTGCCAGCTTGGTGGCACTCTACTCACTGAATCCTGATACCCTGTGGTTTCTGGTCGCTATGCTGGCCTTTAACGATGTGACCGGATACTTCGCAGGCCGAAAATTCGGCAAAACCTTGGTCTTTAAAGTTCTGAGCCCCAAGAAAACCCTGGAAGGATATCTCGGAGGATTGGGAGGGCTACTGGCAGGCCTAGTTTTGTTTCACACCATCATTCCTGTTTTAGCCGAAACGACACTCTTCCAGAACGCAATTCTGCTCATCACCATTTTTATCGTTGGGAATGCCGGTGATTTAGTGTTTTCCAAGATTAAACGCAGTGTGGGGATTAAGGATTTCAGCAATTTTCTCCCGGGTCATGGCGGTATTCTGGACAGGTTTGACAGCACTTTCACAGTCTCACCGCTGCTGTTCATGTTTTTGTACTACCTGAACTAG
- a CDS encoding lysophospholipid acyltransferase family protein, with amino-acid sequence MREIIRKTKWLFMEYVVWCFMRPFLWLCQLELRNYDHLPAQPYIMAFNHVSYLDWLILYPFFNKIKKQPIIFIGKKRLFEHPLFKHFMEYARVICVDQENVNKTFLCQVRKSLKEGNILGIFPEGTRSADGRLLKGQPGITQLAIMNRVPVVPVGLNGFYNILPKGKKFPRINKLAIEIGEPIYLDQYYGKRLTEQEIESLTRLIMTQIGHLTHQEYNF; translated from the coding sequence ATGAGGGAGATAATCAGGAAAACAAAATGGCTATTCATGGAATATGTGGTCTGGTGTTTTATGCGGCCTTTTCTTTGGTTATGCCAATTAGAATTAAGGAACTATGATCATTTACCGGCTCAACCCTATATCATGGCTTTTAACCATGTCAGCTATCTGGACTGGCTGATCCTTTATCCCTTCTTTAACAAAATAAAGAAGCAACCGATAATTTTTATCGGCAAGAAGAGGCTGTTCGAACATCCCTTATTTAAACACTTTATGGAATATGCCCGGGTTATTTGTGTGGACCAGGAAAACGTGAACAAAACCTTTCTTTGTCAGGTAAGAAAGAGTTTGAAAGAGGGGAATATCTTGGGGATATTTCCGGAAGGAACACGTTCAGCGGATGGCAGGTTATTGAAAGGCCAGCCGGGCATAACCCAGCTGGCCATCATGAACCGGGTTCCGGTTGTTCCAGTGGGATTAAACGGCTTTTACAATATTCTGCCCAAGGGCAAAAAGTTCCCCAGAATCAATAAGCTGGCCATTGAGATTGGGGAGCCGATTTATCTTGATCAATACTATGGCAAAAGGCTCACTGAACAGGAAATCGAAAGCCTTACCCGCTTAATCATGACTCAGATCGGACATCTGACTCATCAGGAATATAACTTTTAG
- a CDS encoding LysR family transcriptional regulator yields MDERLLVFQEVAKTNNISLSAKKLHISQPSVTVQIKSLEREYGAEFFNRSNKGVSLTKEGKVFYGYVQSVLDTLTSAKEAIDALTKNQKKIISLGATLTIGEYILPHLITFLHRIHPEVEFKVKIANTESISQDILEKNMHIGLIEGPVGKNKNLNVKSFWEDQLVVVIPNFHPWAARKTIRLDELMNERILTREEGSGTRKVMEIMLKQSGLDPEQLNIAMELGSTQAIKHAVAAGLGITIISALTVSKESDQKVFKTLQIEDNPLYRPLNILTGAHIKKTKEENILINLLTNRDLIRRILTNDDSDLAKPVIKPHLIASK; encoded by the coding sequence ATGGATGAACGCTTGCTTGTATTTCAGGAAGTAGCTAAAACTAACAATATTTCGTTATCTGCTAAGAAACTTCATATAAGTCAACCATCCGTTACTGTACAAATCAAGAGCCTAGAAAGAGAATATGGTGCAGAATTTTTTAACAGATCAAATAAAGGCGTAAGTTTAACAAAAGAGGGCAAAGTCTTCTACGGTTATGTTCAAAGTGTTCTGGATACCTTAACCTCTGCCAAAGAGGCGATAGATGCTCTAACTAAGAATCAGAAAAAAATAATCAGTCTCGGCGCAACCTTGACCATCGGCGAATATATACTTCCGCATCTCATAACATTTTTGCACAGAATTCATCCGGAAGTTGAGTTTAAGGTTAAAATCGCCAATACTGAATCCATATCCCAAGATATCTTAGAGAAAAATATGCATATTGGTTTGATTGAGGGGCCTGTGGGCAAGAACAAAAATCTAAATGTTAAAAGTTTCTGGGAAGATCAGTTGGTAGTTGTTATTCCTAATTTCCATCCCTGGGCAGCGAGAAAAACTATTAGACTCGATGAACTCATGAACGAGCGCATCTTGACCCGAGAAGAGGGTTCCGGAACTCGTAAGGTGATGGAGATTATGCTAAAGCAGAGCGGACTTGATCCTGAGCAGTTAAATATAGCAATGGAGTTAGGAAGTACTCAAGCGATCAAACATGCCGTAGCTGCCGGACTAGGTATAACCATCATTTCTGCCTTAACTGTTAGCAAAGAAAGTGATCAAAAAGTTTTTAAGACATTACAAATAGAAGACAACCCCCTTTATCGCCCCCTTAATATTCTCACAGGTGCCCACATTAAGAAAACTAAAGAGGAGAATATCTTAATCAACCTGTTAACTAATCGGGATTTGATTCGGAGAATTTTAACTAATGATGATTCTGACTTAGCGAAACCGGTCATTAAACCACATTTAATTGCGTCTAAATAG
- a CDS encoding AMP-dependent synthetase/ligase, which produces MNNYPLYQVDQVLDLREFMKNCLTKYAERIAFRYKEKGQEITRTYQDFYNDVQLLGISLLKLGVNNLKVAVIGENSYEWIVTYLATVNSGNVIVPLDKELGPKEISGILSETETGALVYSGQYQEIAQAAIKALDRDLILIETEKDPQTTNSLSFRQLIDQGKNYVQEGHPDFASIKIERDQLAAINYTSGTTGLSKGVMLTHRNLVSNTIGALNNVQVYTTSLLVLPIHHTFGFTAGVLSMLHDGTCICINGSQKRLAGDLQDYKPEHLFLVPLYVETLYKKIWQMAKSTHKDKLLKNLCRLSDTLLALGIDLRKILFRNVLAAFGGELKLIVCGGAPLDPKYVKGFRSFGINVLNGYGITECSPIVAVNRNEYYRDGSVGTVLSCCQVKLHNLNEDEEGEILVSGDCVMKGYFKNEQETDRAFLAGWFRTGDIGKLDADGFLFITGRTKNLIIFSNGKNIYPEELEMLLMNIPSVNEALVYAERNNDNQEIRIVAEVYLAEGYGEGQPLENIKQELAKDIKLLNKSLPAYKNIREFRIRQTEFEKTTTKKIIRK; this is translated from the coding sequence GTGAATAATTACCCATTATATCAAGTGGATCAAGTCCTGGACTTGAGAGAATTCATGAAAAATTGCCTAACTAAGTATGCAGAGCGAATTGCCTTTAGGTATAAAGAAAAAGGCCAGGAGATTACAAGAACCTATCAGGATTTTTACAACGATGTGCAACTTCTGGGGATTTCTCTGCTTAAATTAGGGGTAAATAATCTCAAAGTTGCCGTGATAGGGGAAAATAGTTATGAGTGGATTGTGACCTATCTTGCCACGGTTAATAGCGGGAATGTTATTGTGCCTCTGGACAAGGAACTAGGCCCCAAGGAAATCAGTGGTATTTTAAGCGAAACTGAAACCGGAGCCTTGGTTTATTCAGGTCAGTATCAAGAAATTGCTCAAGCAGCAATCAAAGCCCTAGATAGGGACTTAATCTTAATTGAGACAGAAAAGGATCCTCAAACTACTAATTCCCTAAGTTTCCGGCAGCTGATTGATCAGGGGAAAAACTATGTGCAGGAAGGCCATCCGGATTTTGCAAGTATCAAGATCGAGAGAGACCAGCTGGCAGCCATAAACTACACTTCAGGAACGACAGGCTTAAGTAAAGGGGTCATGTTAACCCATCGGAATCTTGTTTCCAATACTATCGGGGCTCTGAATAATGTTCAAGTTTATACGACGTCCTTACTGGTTTTGCCCATTCATCATACCTTTGGTTTCACAGCAGGAGTGTTGAGTATGCTTCATGACGGGACTTGTATCTGCATCAACGGCAGCCAGAAGAGGTTAGCCGGTGATTTGCAGGATTATAAACCAGAGCATCTCTTTTTGGTGCCACTCTATGTGGAAACACTATACAAAAAAATCTGGCAGATGGCGAAATCAACCCATAAAGATAAGTTGCTCAAAAATCTTTGCAGGTTGAGTGATACTTTATTAGCTTTAGGAATTGACCTTCGAAAAATCCTCTTCAGAAATGTACTGGCTGCCTTTGGCGGAGAATTGAAGCTGATAGTCTGCGGCGGGGCACCTCTGGACCCCAAATATGTCAAGGGTTTTAGAAGTTTTGGCATTAATGTACTCAACGGCTACGGCATAACAGAATGCTCACCTATTGTAGCAGTCAACCGCAACGAGTATTACCGAGACGGCAGTGTTGGAACGGTCTTATCCTGCTGCCAAGTCAAGCTCCACAACCTCAATGAAGATGAGGAAGGGGAGATCCTGGTCAGCGGAGATTGTGTGATGAAAGGCTATTTTAAGAATGAGCAAGAAACTGACAGAGCTTTCCTGGCTGGGTGGTTTAGGACGGGAGATATTGGCAAACTGGATGCAGACGGATTTCTATTTATCACCGGCAGGACTAAGAACCTCATCATCTTCAGTAATGGTAAAAACATCTATCCTGAAGAACTGGAAATGCTCTTAATGAATATTCCCTCTGTTAACGAAGCCTTAGTTTATGCCGAAAGGAATAATGATAATCAAGAAATTCGTATAGTTGCCGAGGTCTATTTAGCTGAAGGATACGGGGAAGGTCAGCCCCTGGAGAATATTAAGCAAGAACTAGCTAAGGACATTAAACTGCTTAACAAGTCTCTGCCGGCTTACAAAAATATCAGGGAATTTAGAATCAGGCAAACTGAATTCGAGAAGACCACCACCAAGAAGATTATCAGGAAATGA
- a CDS encoding acyl carrier protein, translated as MFNQVVAIITKYQDANLEKIHKDSHLIHDLSLNSLEIVEMVCDLEESFGIEIPDAHISQFKTIGDILEYLDQRTHQQVLS; from the coding sequence ATGTTTAATCAAGTCGTGGCAATCATCACGAAATACCAAGATGCTAACCTTGAGAAAATTCATAAGGACAGTCATTTAATCCATGATTTATCCTTAAACTCCTTAGAGATAGTGGAAATGGTCTGTGATCTTGAAGAATCCTTTGGCATTGAGATTCCCGATGCCCACATCAGCCAATTCAAAACAATTGGGGATATCTTAGAATACCTAGACCAAAGGACACACCAACAAGTTCTAAGCTAA
- a CDS encoding putative holin-like toxin yields MEVYQTLMLMISFATLVVLILSFHKRK; encoded by the coding sequence ATGGAAGTATACCAGACTTTGATGCTGATGATTTCATTTGCAACATTGGTGGTGTTAATACTTTCATTCCATAAACGGAAATAG
- a CDS encoding acyl-CoA dehydratase activase-related protein, with product MGNGKNDQLLAGKIIGIPRGLSYYLDNFSWEEFFEILGYRVEYSEDSSAETFAAGNQLAGSEQCFPVKVYYGHVVSLLQKTANLFIPQYTSLEQGTYCCPKVIALPQLIKNTIPQEFKLLTAEIDLGREKFTQGNIRSLTRQLTWNPLRISRALTYFGQNSKRLPAEIPAGEKLVSPSRDRGKHGLIGVVAHQYALQDSLLNMGIMNRLQEYGFAYVTSEHYPRPGSSANPGYFKRRAPHWDFGQNILHAVQAMLLDKDIRGVIFITYFGCGIDAFLEEIFQDQLCNQKPYLGLTLDEHSGEAGLMTRIEAFLDMMIRKEGKNHHAD from the coding sequence GTGGGAAATGGCAAAAATGATCAACTGTTGGCTGGGAAAATCATCGGTATTCCCCGGGGATTAAGTTACTATTTAGACAATTTCTCCTGGGAAGAGTTTTTTGAAATTCTGGGCTATCGGGTTGAATACTCTGAGGATTCTTCGGCAGAAACCTTTGCGGCGGGGAATCAGTTGGCGGGGAGTGAGCAGTGCTTTCCGGTCAAAGTTTATTACGGTCACGTGGTTTCTTTATTGCAGAAAACAGCGAACCTCTTTATTCCCCAGTATACCAGTTTGGAGCAAGGAACCTATTGCTGCCCCAAAGTAATCGCCTTGCCTCAGCTCATCAAAAATACCATCCCCCAGGAATTCAAGTTGCTGACGGCGGAAATCGATCTGGGAAGAGAAAAATTTACCCAGGGTAATATACGTTCCTTGACCAGGCAATTGACTTGGAATCCCCTGAGAATCTCCAGAGCTCTAACTTATTTTGGGCAAAACAGCAAAAGATTGCCTGCAGAAATCCCTGCAGGAGAAAAGTTGGTTAGCCCTAGCCGGGACCGGGGAAAGCATGGCTTGATCGGTGTGGTCGCCCATCAATATGCTTTGCAGGATTCTCTGCTGAATATGGGAATCATGAATCGACTGCAGGAATACGGTTTTGCTTATGTTACCTCTGAGCACTATCCCAGACCAGGATCGTCAGCCAATCCAGGATATTTTAAGCGGAGAGCACCCCATTGGGATTTTGGTCAGAACATCCTCCATGCTGTTCAGGCCATGCTGCTGGATAAAGACATCCGGGGGGTTATCTTTATCACTTATTTTGGCTGCGGGATTGACGCCTTTCTGGAGGAAATCTTCCAAGATCAACTATGCAACCAAAAGCCCTATTTAGGCCTGACTTTAGACGAACATTCAGGGGAAGCTGGCTTAATGACCAGAATCGAAGCATTTTTAGACATGATGATTCGAAAAGAGGGGAAAAACCACCATGCAGACTAA
- a CDS encoding type II toxin-antitoxin system PemK/MazF family toxin — MTIINGDVWFAKFPLEEDDSVFRSRPVIILDVERLIVLVVKVTKTPPRPNDKYDIRINYWQYANLNFKSTARVSKTQILDHSQLVFKIGTLHPGDYTNILNAYMRYITQNN, encoded by the coding sequence ATGACCATCATAAATGGCGATGTCTGGTTTGCAAAGTTTCCTCTTGAAGAAGATGATTCCGTATTCCGTTCTCGACCAGTCATAATTCTTGACGTGGAGCGTCTTATTGTTTTAGTGGTAAAAGTAACTAAAACGCCTCCTCGTCCCAATGACAAATATGATATTCGTATTAACTATTGGCAATATGCAAACTTGAACTTTAAATCGACTGCTCGAGTTTCAAAGACTCAAATTTTAGATCATTCGCAACTAGTATTTAAGATAGGAACACTTCATCCCGGCGATTATACAAATATCCTGAATGCATACATGCGATACATTACTCAAAACAACTAA
- a CDS encoding acyl-CoA dehydratase activase-related protein, whose protein sequence is MQTKITFPHAGEYYVVFKDLFTNLGYEVVVPPPTSQKTLDIGIKLAPAQACLPFKITLGNLVEGIEKGANLVGMIGGKTGICRLAYYSEMYQKILADNGYPVELLAVKAKQEFWHNVKKHHPTLTLRQFMQTIRDFWRKLVIFELIRARSLAIRPFEIKRGDSTRMKGRFLRQLEQTTNAAELKDLKQEIIQGFAAIPIDKERKIIKLGLVGEFFLLIDQFSTLNMEEFLGNNGVLLKYSLSFSEFFVGSLKQKRFLDTYLPTHNHQVYKYAQKYITRPIGGHGRESVGEAIVFKQKGYDGVIHLYPFSCMPEVVASSIVPRVSADWGIPILSICLDEHTGEAGFQTRLEAFTDMIKRKKYPFIAEAE, encoded by the coding sequence ATGCAGACTAAAATTACCTTTCCCCATGCCGGAGAGTATTACGTTGTGTTTAAGGATTTATTCACCAACCTGGGCTATGAAGTCGTCGTTCCCCCGCCCACCAGTCAGAAAACCCTGGATATCGGGATCAAGTTAGCTCCGGCTCAGGCTTGCCTGCCCTTTAAGATTACCTTAGGTAATTTAGTCGAGGGGATTGAAAAAGGGGCCAATCTGGTAGGCATGATCGGGGGCAAAACCGGAATTTGCCGCTTGGCTTATTATAGTGAGATGTATCAAAAAATTTTAGCCGATAATGGCTATCCTGTCGAGTTATTAGCAGTCAAAGCCAAACAAGAATTCTGGCATAATGTCAAAAAGCATCATCCGACCCTGACACTTCGCCAATTTATGCAGACCATCAGGGACTTCTGGCGAAAACTGGTGATCTTTGAATTGATCAGAGCAAGGTCCTTGGCAATTCGGCCCTTTGAAATCAAGCGAGGGGACTCTACCAGAATGAAAGGGAGATTCCTCCGCCAATTAGAGCAAACCACCAATGCTGCTGAGTTGAAAGACCTGAAGCAGGAAATTATCCAGGGCTTTGCTGCCATCCCCATTGACAAGGAGAGAAAAATCATCAAACTCGGTTTGGTGGGGGAGTTCTTTCTGCTGATTGATCAATTTTCCACCCTGAATATGGAGGAATTTCTCGGGAATAACGGTGTCTTACTGAAGTATTCCTTAAGCTTTTCCGAATTCTTTGTGGGGTCTTTGAAGCAAAAAAGATTTCTGGATACCTATCTGCCAACTCATAATCACCAAGTCTATAAATACGCTCAAAAGTATATCACCCGGCCAATTGGCGGGCACGGCAGAGAGTCTGTCGGGGAGGCAATTGTTTTTAAGCAGAAGGGCTATGACGGGGTTATCCACCTCTATCCTTTTTCCTGCATGCCGGAAGTTGTGGCGAGTTCAATTGTGCCCAGGGTCAGCGCGGATTGGGGGATTCCCATTTTAAGCATCTGTCTGGATGAGCATACGGGGGAAGCGGGTTTTCAAACCCGGCTGGAGGCCTTTACGGATATGATCAAACGCAAAAAATACCCTTTCATTGCTGAAGCTGAATAA
- a CDS encoding HAD family hydrolase, which produces MEIDSIIFDLDGTLWNSMAGICEAWQTVLANYPNLTKGVTPEDMQGCMGLPMDEIGEKLFPELDKAGQKKLMKEFCETEQAHLEKHGGMLYPKLEETLKKLAQKYKLFIVSNCQDGYIQAFFKAHSLNKYFSDFECWGVTGLSKGETNKILIARNELKKPIYVGDTMGDAQSAKVAEIPFVYARYGFGKVEEYDYVIDYFEELLTIIFA; this is translated from the coding sequence ATGGAGATTGATAGCATTATTTTTGATTTAGACGGCACACTTTGGAATTCCATGGCAGGAATTTGTGAGGCCTGGCAAACGGTCTTAGCCAACTATCCTAATCTTACAAAAGGAGTAACCCCTGAAGATATGCAAGGCTGCATGGGGCTGCCAATGGATGAAATAGGTGAAAAGTTGTTCCCGGAATTAGATAAAGCTGGTCAAAAGAAATTAATGAAAGAATTCTGTGAAACAGAACAAGCTCATTTAGAGAAACATGGCGGAATGTTATACCCTAAATTAGAAGAAACTCTTAAAAAGTTAGCTCAAAAATACAAATTGTTCATAGTTAGTAATTGTCAGGATGGCTATATCCAAGCCTTCTTTAAGGCCCACAGCTTAAATAAATACTTCAGTGATTTTGAATGTTGGGGTGTAACAGGGCTGTCGAAAGGGGAAACCAACAAAATCCTCATAGCAAGAAATGAACTGAAAAAACCTATTTATGTAGGAGATACCATGGGAGATGCCCAGTCAGCCAAAGTGGCGGAAATTCCGTTTGTATATGCCAGATATGGCTTTGGTAAGGTTGAAGAGTATGATTATGTGATTGATTACTTTGAAGAATTGTTAACGATAATATTCGCCTGA
- a CDS encoding aldo/keto reductase, whose amino-acid sequence MLYREMGNSGDKVSILGYGCMRFQEINGRIDAQRTERQLLQAIDSGVNYFDTAYVYHSGKSESFLGEVFSKGIRNKVKIATKLPTYLIQSRRGMEEVLETQLKRLKTDRIDYYLLHMLTDFASWEKMKNLGILDFLQRARRDGKIIHTGFSFHGDRENFKLIVDDYDWDMCQIQYNYLDEYYQAGTEGLQYAAAKGLGVVVMEPLRGGRLVGRIPAEVERIWSCAEIARTPAEWALRWVWDHPEVTMLLSGMNEEAHISDNIRTAGEAYPNSLTQEELAVVDRVKEAYQQLLKIGCTGCRYCLPCPSGVDIPNCLGIYNDKHLFQTKRTKIHYFLLTSGLVGGIPSHASLCSGCGKCEKVCPQQLPIRSHLQDVVRTMEYPAMKQLTRLIHWGIKGLNIVKRKKD is encoded by the coding sequence ATGCTTTATAGAGAAATGGGCAATTCAGGCGACAAGGTTTCCATTCTTGGTTATGGCTGCATGCGTTTTCAGGAAATCAACGGGAGAATCGATGCCCAGCGCACAGAAAGGCAGCTGCTTCAGGCGATTGATAGCGGTGTCAATTATTTTGATACGGCTTATGTCTATCATAGCGGGAAAAGCGAAAGCTTTTTGGGTGAGGTGTTTTCCAAGGGAATTAGAAACAAAGTTAAAATCGCCACTAAGCTGCCAACCTATCTGATCCAGTCCCGGCGAGGAATGGAAGAGGTTCTGGAAACCCAGTTAAAAAGACTTAAGACAGATCGGATCGACTATTACCTCCTGCACATGCTGACGGACTTTGCTTCCTGGGAAAAAATGAAAAACCTAGGGATTCTGGATTTTCTGCAAAGAGCCCGGAGGGACGGCAAGATCATTCATACTGGCTTTTCCTTTCACGGGGACAGAGAGAATTTCAAGCTGATTGTCGATGACTATGACTGGGACATGTGCCAAATCCAGTACAATTATCTTGACGAATATTATCAGGCGGGAACTGAAGGCCTTCAGTACGCGGCTGCCAAAGGGCTGGGTGTGGTTGTCATGGAACCCCTCCGGGGAGGAAGATTAGTGGGCAGGATACCTGCGGAGGTTGAAAGAATCTGGAGTTGCGCCGAAATAGCAAGGACACCTGCTGAATGGGCTTTGCGCTGGGTGTGGGACCACCCCGAAGTGACGATGTTGTTGTCAGGGATGAATGAAGAAGCGCATATTAGTGACAATATCCGAACAGCAGGGGAGGCTTATCCGAATTCCTTAACACAGGAAGAACTGGCTGTGGTGGACAGAGTTAAGGAGGCTTATCAACAACTGCTCAAGATTGGCTGCACAGGCTGCAGATATTGTCTGCCTTGTCCGTCAGGTGTCGATATTCCAAACTGCCTGGGGATTTATAATGATAAGCATCTTTTTCAGACCAAACGGACAAAAATCCATTACTTTCTCCTGACAAGCGGTTTGGTCGGGGGGATACCCAGCCATGCCTCACTCTGCAGTGGTTGTGGAAAGTGTGAGAAAGTATGTCCCCAGCAGCTACCGATCCGGAGTCATTTGCAGGATGTTGTGAGGACGATGGAATACCCGGCTATGAAGCAATTGACTAGGCTTATTCATTGGGGGATTAAGGGATTAAATATTGTGAAGAGAAAAAAGGATTAA
- a CDS encoding acyl-CoA dehydratase activase, whose amino-acid sequence MNQYYVGVDVGSVSTNIVLLDNKDNQKLSEALYLRTKGQPMESLREGFKILQDKGYCSEDILGVGVTGSARVLIGHIIGADSIKNEITAHAVAAINRYPQVKTVIEIGGQDSKMIILREGVVVDFAMNTICAAGTGSFLDQQAFRLNIPIEEFGEFALRTVEPVRIAGRCTVFAETDMVHKQQEGATKEQIVAGLCEALVRNYLNNVAKGKSIEEPVLFQGGVAFNQGIKTAFEKELGVQLVIPEHFNVMGALGSAILAKEAIQETKKPKPTLFKGLEIMQRNHLLKRVECRDCSNTCELTEVTVSGEIVAKWGDRCGKWQK is encoded by the coding sequence TTGAACCAATACTACGTCGGGGTTGATGTTGGCTCCGTAAGTACCAACATCGTTTTGCTGGACAATAAGGACAATCAGAAACTCTCTGAGGCCTTGTACCTCAGAACGAAGGGACAGCCCATGGAGAGCCTAAGAGAAGGTTTTAAAATTCTCCAAGACAAGGGTTATTGCTCAGAGGATATTCTGGGGGTGGGGGTAACCGGAAGTGCCCGGGTCTTAATTGGCCATATTATTGGGGCAGACTCTATCAAAAACGAAATTACCGCCCACGCAGTTGCGGCCATTAATCGTTATCCCCAGGTAAAAACAGTGATTGAAATAGGCGGACAGGATTCTAAAATGATTATTCTGCGCGAGGGTGTGGTAGTGGATTTTGCCATGAATACCATTTGCGCCGCCGGAACGGGTTCCTTTCTGGACCAGCAAGCTTTCCGTTTAAACATTCCAATTGAAGAGTTTGGCGAGTTTGCCTTAAGAACTGTTGAGCCGGTTCGCATTGCGGGACGGTGTACGGTATTTGCGGAAACGGACATGGTCCATAAACAGCAGGAGGGGGCAACGAAAGAGCAAATTGTTGCCGGGCTGTGTGAGGCTTTAGTAAGGAATTATTTAAATAATGTAGCGAAGGGTAAAAGCATTGAAGAGCCGGTGCTCTTCCAGGGGGGAGTAGCCTTCAATCAAGGGATTAAAACTGCCTTTGAAAAGGAATTGGGGGTTCAGCTGGTCATTCCGGAGCATTTCAATGTTATGGGGGCCTTAGGTAGTGCGATCTTAGCAAAAGAAGCTATTCAGGAAACCAAGAAACCGAAACCGACTCTCTTCAAAGGGCTCGAGATTATGCAGAGAAACCATTTACTGAAGCGAGTGGAATGCCGGGATTGTTCCAATACCTGTGAACTTACGGAAGTGACTGTGTCAGGTGAAATTGTAGCAAAGTGGGGAGACAGATGTGGGAAATGGCAAAAATGA